From Humisphaera borealis, the proteins below share one genomic window:
- a CDS encoding 50S ribosomal protein L27 yields MAHKKGGGSSKNGRDSNPQYRGVKAYGGQFVTAGSIIVRQCGSVFAPGFNTKSAKDWTIFALKDGTVEFQGRKVHVRVEENAVATV; encoded by the coding sequence ATGGCTCATAAGAAAGGCGGCGGCTCTTCCAAGAACGGCCGCGACTCCAACCCGCAGTACCGTGGCGTCAAGGCTTACGGTGGTCAGTTCGTCACCGCCGGCTCGATCATCGTTCGGCAGTGCGGCAGCGTCTTCGCTCCGGGTTTCAACACCAAGAGCGCCAAAGACTGGACCATCTTCGCGCTTAAGGACGGCACCGTCGAGTTCCAGGGCCGTAAGGTCCATGTCCGCGTCGAAGAAAACGCCGTCGCGACGGTTTGA
- the obgE gene encoding GTPase ObgE, whose translation MFVDEAKIKVKAGDGGNGCVSFRREKYIPKGGPDGGDGGNGGSIIFVADIHKDTLLDFSGQHHWDAERGQSGMGKKMYGRGGKDLIIRVPAGTLIFDLDHGILLADMDTPDKQVVIAKGGKGGQGNFHFRSSTNQAPRYAEPGTIGEERNLRLELKLIADVGLVGMPNAGKSTLLRAISAARPKVADYPFTTLDPQLGIVDMGQDRRLVFADIPGLIEGAQHGAGLGHAFLRHIERTKVIVHMLDLYPSDGSNPADNYRTIRRELEAFSPKLAEKRELIAANKLDLATDNEAIDKLRSDLSDKTVYAISGASHMGCENLLEAIWKILQEKKQAEAPAGPAWHPVA comes from the coding sequence ATGTTTGTCGACGAAGCCAAAATCAAGGTCAAAGCAGGCGACGGCGGCAACGGGTGCGTCTCGTTCCGCCGTGAAAAGTACATCCCCAAAGGCGGACCCGACGGCGGCGATGGCGGCAACGGCGGCTCGATCATCTTCGTCGCCGACATCCACAAGGACACCCTTCTCGACTTCTCCGGCCAGCACCACTGGGACGCCGAACGCGGCCAGTCGGGCATGGGCAAGAAGATGTACGGCCGGGGCGGCAAAGATCTGATCATCCGTGTCCCCGCCGGCACCCTGATCTTCGACCTCGACCACGGCATCCTGCTGGCCGACATGGACACGCCCGATAAACAGGTCGTCATCGCCAAGGGCGGCAAAGGCGGGCAGGGCAACTTCCACTTTCGATCGAGCACCAACCAGGCCCCGCGCTACGCCGAGCCCGGCACGATCGGCGAAGAGCGCAACCTCCGGCTGGAACTGAAGCTCATCGCCGACGTCGGGCTGGTGGGCATGCCCAATGCCGGCAAAAGCACGCTGCTGCGGGCGATCTCCGCCGCCCGGCCGAAGGTGGCCGACTACCCGTTCACCACGCTCGATCCACAGCTCGGCATCGTGGACATGGGCCAGGACCGCCGGCTGGTCTTCGCCGACATCCCCGGCCTGATCGAAGGCGCCCAGCACGGCGCCGGGCTCGGTCATGCGTTTCTGCGGCACATCGAGCGGACGAAGGTGATCGTGCACATGCTCGATCTGTACCCGTCCGACGGATCGAACCCCGCCGACAACTACCGGACGATCAGGCGTGAACTCGAAGCGTTCAGCCCCAAGCTTGCCGAGAAGCGCGAACTGATCGCCGCCAACAAGCTGGACCTGGCGACCGACAACGAGGCGATCGACAAGCTCCGATCCGACCTGTCGGACAAGACGGTCTACGCGATCTCCGGCGCGTCGCACATGGGGTGTGAGAACCTGCTGGAAGCGATCTGGAAGATCCTCCAAGAGAAGAAGCAGGCCGAGGCACCGGCGGGGCCGGCATGGCATCCGGTGGCGTGA
- a CDS encoding DUF1802 family protein yields MLPPSLHTGLKEWKLLTDALASGRQIMLLRKGGIIETAGEFELESRHFVFFPTYIHQNMAMVKPGDQAGFESHAVEPKKVTLAIAGEVTDIVPVAHRSQVDKLENEHVWTPPLIDMRFSYKPENPLYIVLVRAYRLATPVTVVNSPAYAGCKSWVPLIEPVNTAGATPALDERDYAAKRDRILSVVGTGLR; encoded by the coding sequence ATGCTTCCCCCCTCGCTCCATACCGGCCTGAAAGAATGGAAACTCCTCACCGACGCCCTGGCGTCGGGTCGCCAGATCATGCTGCTGCGCAAGGGCGGCATCATTGAAACCGCCGGCGAGTTCGAACTGGAAAGCCGACACTTCGTCTTCTTTCCGACCTACATCCACCAGAACATGGCGATGGTGAAGCCCGGCGATCAGGCCGGGTTTGAGAGCCATGCCGTCGAGCCGAAGAAGGTGACGCTTGCGATCGCCGGGGAAGTGACGGATATCGTTCCCGTCGCCCACCGGTCGCAGGTCGATAAGCTGGAAAACGAGCACGTCTGGACCCCGCCGCTGATCGATATGCGATTCAGCTACAAACCCGAGAATCCGCTGTATATCGTATTGGTGCGGGCGTATCGGCTGGCGACACCGGTGACGGTCGTTAACTCGCCGGCCTATGCTGGTTGCAAGAGCTGGGTGCCGCTAATCGAGCCGGTCAATACGGCAGGCGCCACGCCGGCGCTCGATGAGCGTGACTACGCCGCCAAACGAGACCGGATTTTGTCGGTAGTTGGTACTGGACTGCGGTAG
- a CDS encoding DUF1501 domain-containing protein: MNLHDQAINLETRRQFFGRGAKGLGVAALATLLGESAVRGATAGEQPHAGNFGVSGIPSLPHLAPKAKRCIYLHMVGAPPQLDLFDYKPKMVDWFDKDLPAEIRQGQRLTTMTSGQARFPIAPTVFKFARHGKHGAWISELLPHTARMADDICIIKSMHTEAINHEPAITFMQSGSQIAGKPCMGSWLAYGLGSENRNLPTFVVLNANHSDPRANVQAIGAKLWSSGFLSAEYAGVNLRSVGDPVLYIKDPAGVDRNTRRRMLDGLSALNQAKYEQLGDPETQTRIQQYEMAFRMQASVPELTNIASESAATYEMYGEEAKKPGTFANTALLARRLVERGVRFVQIYHRGWDVHGSLPQVLPSQCKDIDQAAWALVQDLKSRGMLEDTLVIWGGEFGRTIYSQGKLTKDTYGRDHHPRCFSLWMAGGGIKGGQVYGDTDEFSYNITENPVHLRDWHATIMQLFGIDHERFTVKYQGLDQRLTGVEKAKIVKAILA, encoded by the coding sequence ATGAACCTCCACGACCAAGCAATCAACCTCGAAACTCGCCGGCAGTTCTTCGGTCGCGGGGCCAAGGGCCTCGGCGTTGCCGCGCTGGCCACGCTGCTGGGCGAATCCGCCGTCCGCGGGGCGACCGCCGGCGAGCAGCCGCATGCGGGCAACTTCGGCGTCTCCGGCATTCCATCGCTGCCGCACCTGGCGCCCAAGGCTAAGCGGTGCATTTACCTGCACATGGTCGGCGCTCCGCCGCAACTGGATCTGTTCGACTACAAGCCCAAGATGGTCGATTGGTTCGATAAGGACCTTCCCGCCGAGATCCGCCAGGGCCAGCGGCTGACGACCATGACCAGCGGCCAGGCGCGGTTTCCCATCGCCCCGACCGTCTTCAAGTTTGCCCGTCACGGCAAGCATGGCGCGTGGATCAGCGAGCTTCTCCCCCACACCGCCCGCATGGCCGACGACATCTGCATCATCAAGTCGATGCACACCGAGGCAATCAATCACGAGCCGGCGATCACCTTCATGCAGTCTGGGTCGCAGATCGCGGGCAAGCCGTGCATGGGGTCGTGGCTGGCCTACGGCCTGGGCAGCGAGAACCGCAACCTGCCGACGTTCGTCGTGCTGAACGCCAATCATTCCGACCCGCGCGCGAATGTGCAGGCGATTGGTGCCAAGCTCTGGAGCAGCGGTTTCCTGTCGGCCGAGTACGCCGGCGTCAATCTCCGCAGCGTCGGCGACCCGGTGCTGTACATCAAGGATCCCGCCGGCGTCGATCGAAACACCCGCCGGCGGATGCTCGACGGGCTGTCAGCCCTTAATCAGGCGAAGTACGAACAGCTCGGCGACCCCGAAACACAAACCCGCATTCAGCAGTACGAGATGGCCTTCCGCATGCAGGCCAGCGTGCCTGAACTGACCAATATCGCCTCCGAATCGGCCGCCACCTACGAGATGTACGGCGAAGAGGCGAAGAAGCCGGGCACATTCGCCAACACCGCGCTGCTGGCCCGCCGGCTGGTCGAGCGGGGCGTGCGGTTCGTACAGATCTACCACCGCGGCTGGGACGTCCACGGCTCCTTGCCGCAAGTGCTGCCGAGCCAGTGCAAAGACATCGACCAGGCCGCCTGGGCCCTGGTGCAGGACCTCAAGAGCCGGGGCATGCTTGAAGACACGCTGGTCATCTGGGGCGGCGAGTTCGGGCGGACGATCTACTCGCAGGGCAAGCTCACCAAAGACACCTACGGCCGCGACCATCACCCACGCTGCTTCAGTCTCTGGATGGCCGGCGGCGGCATCAAGGGCGGCCAGGTCTACGGCGACACCGACGAGTTCTCTTACAACATCACCGAAAACCCCGTCCATCTCCGCGACTGGCACGCGACGATCATGCAGCTCTTCGGCATCGATCACGAACGGTTCACGGTCAAGTACCAGGGACTCGATCAGCGCCTGACGGGGGTGGAGAAGGCGAAGATCGTCAAGGCGATCCTTGCCTGA
- the ychF gene encoding redox-regulated ATPase YchF, whose amino-acid sequence MEVGIVGLPNVGKSTIFNALTAAGALAANYPFATIEPNVGVVDVPDPRLKVIHGFIKTDKVIPAALRVVDIAGIVKGASTGEGLGNKFLSHIREVDAILHVVRCFVNEDIMHVDGKVDPIGDIETIDTELALADMETVGSALDRAERTARSGDKESIARAEVLKKCKAPLEAGLPVRSLDLNADERKLVRSLGLITAKKVLYVANVDEADMHGTGPLVQVVRDRAAKEGGTVVPVCGKLESELAELGGDDQKEMLQSMGLEEPALATLAREAYKLLGYHSYFTAGEIEIRAWDIPVGWTAPQAAGRIHGDLEKSFIKAEVYTVEDLVKHKTEKAIKEAGRLRLEGKEYIMKDGDIVHFQAGLAGKK is encoded by the coding sequence TTGGAAGTCGGAATCGTCGGTCTGCCGAACGTCGGCAAGAGCACCATCTTTAACGCCCTCACCGCCGCCGGTGCGCTGGCGGCGAATTACCCGTTCGCCACCATCGAGCCCAACGTCGGCGTGGTGGACGTGCCGGACCCCCGGCTGAAGGTCATTCACGGGTTCATCAAGACCGACAAGGTCATCCCCGCCGCGCTGCGCGTGGTCGATATCGCCGGCATCGTGAAAGGCGCGAGCACCGGCGAAGGGTTGGGCAACAAGTTCCTGTCGCACATCCGCGAGGTCGACGCCATTCTGCACGTGGTGCGGTGCTTCGTGAATGAAGACATCATGCACGTGGACGGCAAGGTCGATCCGATCGGCGACATCGAAACTATCGATACCGAGCTTGCACTGGCCGACATGGAAACTGTCGGCAGCGCGCTCGATCGGGCGGAGCGGACGGCCCGCTCCGGCGACAAGGAATCGATCGCCCGCGCCGAAGTGCTTAAAAAGTGCAAAGCGCCGCTCGAAGCCGGCCTACCCGTGCGATCGCTCGACCTGAACGCCGACGAGCGCAAGCTCGTCCGCAGCTTAGGTCTGATCACGGCCAAGAAGGTGCTGTACGTCGCCAACGTGGACGAGGCCGACATGCACGGCACCGGCCCGCTGGTGCAGGTCGTCCGCGACCGCGCGGCGAAGGAAGGCGGCACCGTCGTCCCCGTCTGCGGCAAGCTGGAAAGCGAACTGGCCGAGCTCGGCGGCGATGACCAGAAGGAAATGCTGCAGAGCATGGGCCTGGAAGAGCCCGCCCTGGCCACCCTCGCCCGCGAGGCCTACAAGCTGCTCGGCTATCACAGCTACTTCACCGCCGGCGAAATTGAAATCCGCGCGTGGGATATTCCCGTCGGCTGGACCGCCCCGCAGGCCGCCGGCCGCATCCACGGCGACCTGGAAAAGAGCTTCATCAAGGCCGAGGTTTACACCGTCGAAGACCTGGTGAAGCACAAGACCGAGAAGGCGATCAAGGAAGCCGGGCGGCTGCGACTGGAAGGCAAGGAATACATCATGAAGGACGGCGATATCGTCCACTTCCAGGCGGGCTTGGCGGGGAAGAAGTAG
- a CDS encoding glucosamine-6-phosphate deaminase — MKIWISKTKQDLGRRAASQGAFLLREALAANGNATIVVATGASQFEMYEALVAEPDIDWAKVEVLHLDEYVGLPATHPASFRRYLAERFISRLPVPPLAFHPIQGDADPAAECARLSGLIADRRIDVLFCGIGENGHLAFNDPPADFETEAPYHVVELDEACRRQQLGEGWFPKLSAVPKQAISMSIRQILSADAIVCSVPDARKADAVAAAMEGPVSPDVPASALQEHPNCTLFLDAESGRLLK; from the coding sequence ATGAAAATCTGGATCAGCAAGACCAAGCAGGATCTCGGCCGTCGTGCCGCCAGCCAGGGGGCATTCCTGCTGCGCGAGGCACTGGCGGCGAATGGCAACGCGACGATCGTCGTTGCCACCGGCGCGTCTCAGTTTGAGATGTACGAAGCGCTGGTCGCCGAGCCGGACATCGACTGGGCGAAGGTCGAAGTCCTTCACCTCGACGAGTATGTCGGCCTGCCCGCAACCCATCCGGCGTCGTTTCGACGGTATCTCGCCGAGCGTTTCATCAGCCGACTGCCGGTTCCGCCGCTGGCGTTTCATCCGATCCAGGGCGACGCCGACCCCGCCGCCGAATGTGCCCGGCTGTCGGGTTTGATCGCCGATCGGCGGATCGATGTGCTGTTCTGCGGCATCGGCGAGAACGGCCACCTGGCGTTCAACGACCCGCCGGCGGACTTTGAGACCGAAGCGCCCTACCACGTCGTCGAACTCGATGAGGCCTGCCGCCGGCAGCAACTCGGCGAAGGCTGGTTCCCCAAGCTGTCGGCAGTGCCGAAGCAGGCGATCTCGATGTCGATCCGCCAGATCCTGTCGGCCGACGCGATCGTCTGCAGCGTGCCCGATGCCAGAAAGGCCGATGCCGTCGCCGCCGCGATGGAAGGCCCGGTTTCGCCGGACGTCCCTGCGTCGGCATTGCAGGAGCACCCGAACTGCACGTTGTTTCTGGATGCCGAGTCGGGACGTTTGCTGAAGTGA
- the rfbC gene encoding dTDP-4-dehydrorhamnose 3,5-epimerase, which yields MKFTHLEIQGLVLVELKLFGDARGFFVERFHEARFAEAGLPTHFAQDNHSRSAPGVLRGLHYQHTPPQGKLVGCIRGRIWDVAVDVRAGSKTYGQHYGVELSDMNGKLLWIPPGFAHGFCVLGTESADVLYKVTNPYNPPGEGGIKWDDAELAVAWPLAELPGGKPTISARDEKGMAFATYKANPVAW from the coding sequence ATGAAGTTCACCCATCTGGAAATCCAAGGCCTGGTCCTGGTCGAGCTCAAGCTCTTCGGCGATGCCCGCGGGTTCTTCGTCGAGCGCTTTCACGAAGCGCGCTTCGCCGAAGCAGGCCTGCCGACGCACTTCGCACAGGACAACCATTCGCGCTCGGCCCCCGGCGTTCTCCGCGGGCTGCACTACCAGCACACGCCGCCCCAGGGAAAGCTCGTCGGATGTATTCGCGGGCGGATCTGGGATGTCGCCGTGGATGTCCGCGCCGGCAGCAAAACCTACGGTCAGCATTACGGCGTCGAGCTGAGCGACATGAACGGCAAACTCCTCTGGATTCCGCCAGGCTTCGCCCACGGCTTTTGTGTGCTCGGCACGGAGTCGGCCGACGTGCTCTACAAGGTGACCAACCCCTACAACCCGCCCGGCGAAGGGGGCATCAAGTGGGACGACGCGGAACTGGCTGTTGCCTGGCCGCTGGCCGAACTGCCCGGCGGCAAGCCGACGATCAGCGCTCGTGACGAAAAGGGGATGGCGTTCGCCACCTACAAGGCCAACCCCGTCGCATGGTGA
- a CDS encoding alpha/beta hydrolase-fold protein has product MNTHRRRFLRLCASATGGILLPCSERLFAADASSPTSAGPAPFRIVEKPTPLAGGPVLQCVIESPWLRQAQNPVRILLPAKHDAGKPTRVLYMLPVEAGLGTRWGDPVAEAIKTQIHDRHNLICVYPTFDTLPWFGRHAKDAGIRHEAYLLNAVVPAIESLYVTPGDANGRLLVGFSKSGFGAMSLILRNPKVFGCAGAWDAPLMMEDRDLGLFGTADHFGTKEVFSEYRPLRLIENADPDFQTRTRLVIAGEDSFGPNPPARFKDRPHTATFHVELDRLKIKHVFNNDLRVKHHWNTGWVRPVVDALAKLP; this is encoded by the coding sequence ATGAACACCCATCGAAGGCGATTTCTGCGTCTCTGTGCATCGGCAACAGGCGGCATCCTCTTGCCGTGCTCTGAGCGTCTGTTCGCTGCGGATGCTTCGAGCCCGACGAGCGCCGGGCCGGCACCGTTCCGCATCGTCGAGAAGCCGACGCCGCTCGCCGGCGGGCCGGTGCTGCAGTGCGTGATCGAGAGCCCCTGGCTGCGACAGGCGCAGAACCCCGTGCGCATCCTGTTGCCGGCGAAGCACGACGCCGGTAAGCCGACGCGCGTGCTCTACATGCTTCCGGTGGAGGCCGGCCTCGGCACCCGATGGGGCGATCCGGTCGCCGAGGCGATCAAGACGCAGATCCACGACCGGCACAACCTGATCTGCGTGTACCCCACGTTCGACACGCTCCCCTGGTTCGGACGTCATGCCAAAGACGCCGGCATTCGCCACGAGGCCTACCTGCTGAACGCCGTCGTGCCGGCGATCGAATCGCTGTACGTCACCCCCGGTGATGCCAACGGGCGGCTGCTGGTCGGCTTCAGCAAATCGGGCTTCGGCGCGATGTCGTTGATCCTTCGCAACCCGAAGGTGTTCGGCTGCGCCGGTGCGTGGGATGCCCCGCTGATGATGGAAGACCGTGACTTGGGCCTGTTCGGGACGGCAGACCACTTCGGCACGAAGGAAGTCTTCTCCGAATACCGCCCCCTGCGGTTGATCGAAAACGCCGACCCCGACTTTCAGACCCGCACCCGGCTGGTGATCGCCGGCGAAGACTCGTTCGGCCCGAACCCGCCCGCCCGCTTCAAAGACCGCCCGCACACCGCAACCTTCCACGTCGAACTGGACCGGCTGAAGATCAAACACGTCTTCAACAACGACCTTCGCGTGAAGCACCACTGGAACACCGGCTGGGTACGGCCGGTGGTCGATGCGCTGGCAAAGCTCCCGTAG